The nucleotide sequence AACAGGCCAGAATCAACTGCATTTCGCATCTGCTGAGCCAGATCCCCTATCAGGATATCGACTACCCGGAAGTGATACTGCCTGAAATCAACAAGCATGGTTACACACGACCGCCGATGGAAGAGCAAACCTTTGTGCCGGATCGGTTTGACAAAGGCGACGATTAAGACCAACCGGGGAGCCGTTTGGCTCCCCGAATGATTCAGCGGTTATTATCCATGAAAATTTCCATTTCCTGCGGACTGGTATGGCGAATGTCTTTGCCTTTGACGAAATAGATGATGTACTCACAGATATTCTGGCAACGGTCCCCCACCCGTTCAATGGAACGCGCCGACCACATCACTTGCAGCACATTCGGGATAGAGCGTGGATCTTCCATCATATAAGTCATGAGTTGCCGGATAATTGCCTCGTATTCTCGGTCAATCCGGTCATCTTCCTGATACACCCGAATCGCCGCTTTGACATCCATTCGGGCAAAAGCGTCCAGCACTTCGTGCAACATCCGGGCAGCATGCTGACCCAGAGCTTCCAGCGACACCAGCAAGTTGTATTGCTTATTGGTGAAGTTCTCCAGCGCCACTTTGGCGATACTTTCCGCCACATCACCAATGCGTTCCAGATCAGTGATGGTTTTGATAATCGCAATCACCAGGCGCAAGTCACTGGCGGTCGGCTGTCGCTTGGCAATAATCCGGGTGCAGGCTTCATCAATGGCCACTTCCATGGCATTGACTTTATGATCATCTTTAATGACCCGGCGCGCCAGATCGACATCCTGCTTGTGCATGGCCTTGAGCGCATCAGTCAGTTGCTGCTCAACCAGCCCGCCCATGGCCAGAACATGGGTCCGGATGCTCTCAAGCTCGGCATTGAACTGGCCGGAGATATGACGGCTAAGGCTCATATTATCTAACATTGACTTCTACTCCTTATCCGTATCTGCCGGTGATGTAATCTTCAGTGCGTTTTTCTTTCGGGGTGGTGAAAATATCATTGGTCGAAGCGTATTCCACCAGCTCGCCCATATGCATAAAAGCGGTATTGTCGGACACCCGCGCGGCCTGCTGCATATTATGGGTGACGATAATCACCGTATATTTTTTCTTCAGATCGTTAATCAGCTCTTCAATGGTCAGGGTGGAAATCGGATCGAGCGCAGACGTCGGTTCATCGAGCAGAATCACCTCCGGCTCAATGGCAATCGCCCGGGCGATCACCAAACGCTGCTGCTGACCGCCGGACAGCCCGAAGGCATTTTCGTGCAGACGATCTTTCACTTCATCCCACAGCGCTGCACCGCGCAGTGAATTTTCAACGGCATCATCCAGCACCCGGGTATTTTTCACCCCTTGCAGACGTAGCCCGTACACCACGTTTTCATAAATCGACTTAGGAAATGGATTGGGCCGCTGAAAAACCATCCCGACGCGACGACGCAAAGCCGCCACATCCACACTCTGATCATAGATGTTTCTGCCATGCAGCATGATCTGACCTTCGACCCGACAGCCTTCTACCAGCTCGTTCATCCGGTTAATACAACGCAGCAGGGTTGACTTCCCGCACCCGGACGGGCCGATAAAAGCCGTGACCTGACCCTTGGCAATCTTCATGTTGATCGAAAACAGCGCCTGCTTCTGACCATAAAACAGATCCAGCCCGTCTATGGTCAGGGCTGTTTTTTCTTCTGGCAGTGCGGTCAGATCAACTGGCTTGAGCCAGTCCATACTGGCGTTGAATGAAAACATCTACATCCTTCTCGCTATTGTTCCAGCTCGCGGAATTTCTCCCGCAAATGATTACGAATGCCAATGGCAGTCAGATTCAGGCCAACAATGACAGTCACCAGCAATAAAGAGGTCGCATAGACCAGAGGGCGCGCCGCTTCTACATTCGGGCTCTGAAAACCGACATCATAAATATGGTAGCCAAGATGCATGAACTTCCGGTCTAAATGCAAGTAAGGAAACTGTGCATCGATCGGCAGCGATGGCGCCATTTTCACCACACCGACTAACATCAGTGGTGCCACTTCCCCTGCCGCTCGGGCGACCGCAAGAATTAATCCTGTCATGATCGCCGGGCTGGCCATGGGAATCACAATCCGCCATAAGGTTTCTGCCTGTGTGGCGCCCAGTGCCAGCGAGCCATGACGGATCGACGGCGGTATCCGGGATAAACCCTCTTCGGTTGACACGATCACCACAGGCAGCGTCAAAATCGCCAGGGTCAGTGCCGACCAGAGAATCCCGGGGGTGCCAAAGGTCGGTGCCGGCAGCTGATCTGAAAAAAACAGCTCGTCGATGGTGCCGCCGACCATATAGACAAAAAAGCCCAGACCAAATACCCCGTACACGATAGACGGTACCCCTGCCAGATTAATCACCGCCACGCGGATCAGACGGGTAAACCGATTCTGCTGCGCATACTCATGGAGATAAATGGCGGCCAGCACCCCCAGGGGGGTTACAATCACGCTCATCAGCAGCACCATGAGCACTGTGCCGAAAATCGCCGGAAACACGCCCCCTTCGGTATTCGCTTCACGCGGTGCATCGGTGACAAAGTGCGCCACCTGGCGTCCCCAGTGTGCCACTTTTTCCGAGAATGCCATGTCGTTGGGATACCAGACCTCCAGCACATCGCCCAGAGGGATCTCAACCTCACGCCCTTGAGCGTCCTTCATCAGCAGTGACCGGCCATCCAGCACCTGACGAATTTGTCCGAGCTCATGCTCCACGTCACGCAGCCGGGCGACCAACTCACTGCGCTTCAACTCAGAAGCAGCATCACTTTTCGCCGCCAGGGAAGCCAGCTGACGATTCAGCGGAAGATACTGATCTTGCTGTAATTCCAGCATC is from Photobacterium sp. TLY01 and encodes:
- the phoU gene encoding phosphate signaling complex protein PhoU, translating into MLDNMSLSRHISGQFNAELESIRTHVLAMGGLVEQQLTDALKAMHKQDVDLARRVIKDDHKVNAMEVAIDEACTRIIAKRQPTASDLRLVIAIIKTITDLERIGDVAESIAKVALENFTNKQYNLLVSLEALGQHAARMLHEVLDAFARMDVKAAIRVYQEDDRIDREYEAIIRQLMTYMMEDPRSIPNVLQVMWSARSIERVGDRCQNICEYIIYFVKGKDIRHTSPQEMEIFMDNNR
- the pstB gene encoding phosphate ABC transporter ATP-binding protein PstB, encoding MFSFNASMDWLKPVDLTALPEEKTALTIDGLDLFYGQKQALFSINMKIAKGQVTAFIGPSGCGKSTLLRCINRMNELVEGCRVEGQIMLHGRNIYDQSVDVAALRRRVGMVFQRPNPFPKSIYENVVYGLRLQGVKNTRVLDDAVENSLRGAALWDEVKDRLHENAFGLSGGQQQRLVIARAIAIEPEVILLDEPTSALDPISTLTIEELINDLKKKYTVIIVTHNMQQAARVSDNTAFMHMGELVEYASTNDIFTTPKEKRTEDYITGRYG
- the pstA gene encoding phosphate ABC transporter permease PstA; this translates as MLKWMRSGSPWIWLTAGTVSLSLLAVLGLLLMIGWKGLSYFWPAQVYRFDVSLADHQQVIVGEIYETRQIPRQQLLEAGHVLAGNDSPTIARYLIKTGNRELADLDFVTLLETQILSKALATGVAVIDRLRNGKFYGYPQAVLVNGSRHSPASLPDWLNQAATAKDAMLELQQDQYLPLNRQLASLAAKSDAASELKRSELVARLRDVEHELGQIRQVLDGRSLLMKDAQGREVEIPLGDVLEVWYPNDMAFSEKVAHWGRQVAHFVTDAPREANTEGGVFPAIFGTVLMVLLMSVIVTPLGVLAAIYLHEYAQQNRFTRLIRVAVINLAGVPSIVYGVFGLGFFVYMVGGTIDELFFSDQLPAPTFGTPGILWSALTLAILTLPVVIVSTEEGLSRIPPSIRHGSLALGATQAETLWRIVIPMASPAIMTGLILAVARAAGEVAPLMLVGVVKMAPSLPIDAQFPYLHLDRKFMHLGYHIYDVGFQSPNVEAARPLVYATSLLLVTVIVGLNLTAIGIRNHLREKFRELEQ